In the genome of Bacteroidales bacterium, the window TATCTGCCCCTAAATCCCCTAAAGGGGACTTCCACAAAGTGCTGATTTTTAGCGTTTCCCCTTTAGGGGTCAGGGGTCAAAAACGATAAAAATCAGCAATTTGTGACTTTTCAGAGTGAACTCAAAATTCCAAATTCAAAAATCCAAAAACTACGAATTAACAAATTAACTATTTGACTAATTAACAACCAACTCCTGCATCACTGTATAACTGCATCACTGCGTCACAATATCACCGCATCACAGTTTCACAGTATCACATTTCGAAAGAGTTCCCAAAACTAACATCGCCCTGGAATGTTTAAGTTACATGAACAAGCACAAGCAAAGTGACACATTCGAAAAGCTGGTTATCAACAGGTTTAACCTTTTTAACAGCCTTTTCCTAAGCCTGCCTTTTCCGATTATAAGCAAAACGGGTATGTTGCTGCCATTGCTGACGGAACACTGCCGGCAAGGACTTGAAACCGGTCTTGACCCAAAAGAAATCCTGGACACATTTTTTGGAAAGCATACCGGGATGCTTACTGAAAAGGAAAAGAACAATTTCATGTTCAATGTTATACAGTACGTTGAGCGACAAATTGTTTTGTTCGACAGCGTGGAAGATGCAGCATTCAGCAGGGTGCAAAATGACGGAAATCAGCTCGCATTGGATGATTTTATCAATTTATTGCGAACCAAAAGAATGCGTGGTGACATAGCATCAAAACTAGCTGACTTCAGCGCCCGCATCGTTTTTACCGCCCACCCTACCCAGTTTTATCCCCCCGCAGTGCTTGAAATTATTCAACGACTCAGAAGCCACATCAATGAAAACGACATCAATAAAATTGATATAAACCTTCAGCAGCTTGGCATGACCCCTTTAAGCAACAAGAAGCAGCCAACTCCACTGGATGAAGCAAAAAACATCATCTATTACCTTCGCAATATTTACTACGATGCTGTTGAAGAACTTTACAGTCAGCTGAAAGAGCAGATGCAGCCGGTCGGGTTCAGTAATTACAATATTGTTAAACTTGGTTTCTGGCCGGGTGGCGACCGCGACGGTAACCCTTATGTAACGGCGCCGGTAACTATGCAGGTTGCCGATGAATTGCGTATGACATTGATGCAGTGTTATCACCGCGACATTGAAGAACTCACACGGAAACTCTCATTCAGAAATGTTGAAGATAAGATTTCTAAACTCCAATCTGAAATATATCCTGCAATGTTTGATCATGAAAAGACGATTTCGTTCAGCGATCTCATCAGCCCGCTTGAAGAAATCAGGAAAATTGTTTCGGATCAATATAACGGGCTTTATCTGGATCTTCTTGATCAGCTTATAACCAAGGTGCATATCTTCAGAACACATTTCGCGGCATTGGACATCAGGCAGAACCATGAGGTTCACAAACAAAGCATTGAGGCGATCCTGAAAAAAGAAAAACTGATTAATGAAAACCTTGATGAACTGGATCAGAATGCATTGGTTGATATTCTGCTCAACAAAAACTTCGAACTTTCTCCAGCTGAATTTGAACATGAACTTGTCAGCGACACAATTGAAACTGCAGGACAAATTAGGATGATACAACGCAAAAACGGGGAGCAAGGCTGCAACCGCTACGTTATCAGCAACTCAGAAGATATCCTTTCAGTACTCTTTGTTTACGGTTTGCTGCGATGGTGTTCCTGGAAAAATGATCCGGTAACAATGGATATAATTCCGTTGTTTGAATCCATGGAAGGCATGAAAAACGCCAGATCTATTATGCAGGCACTTTTTGATATTCCGGCGTACAGGGAACATCTTCAAAGCCGCAACAATAAACAAACCATCATGCTTGGCTTCAGCGACGGCACCAAAGACGGGGGATATCTGAAGGCCAACTGGTCTATCTTTAAAACCAAAGAAGAACTCACCGCTGTTTGTGAGGAATATGGCATCAAAGCTATCTTTTTTGACGGTCGCGGCGGTCCACCGGCACGGGGAGGTGGAAAAACGCATCAGTTCTATGCTGCCCAAAGCCAGCACATCGCCAATCATGAGATTCAGCTTACCATACAGGGTCAAACCATTTCGAGCCGTTTT includes:
- a CDS encoding phosphoenolpyruvate carboxylase; the encoded protein is MNKHKQSDTFEKLVINRFNLFNSLFLSLPFPIISKTGMLLPLLTEHCRQGLETGLDPKEILDTFFGKHTGMLTEKEKNNFMFNVIQYVERQIVLFDSVEDAAFSRVQNDGNQLALDDFINLLRTKRMRGDIASKLADFSARIVFTAHPTQFYPPAVLEIIQRLRSHINENDINKIDINLQQLGMTPLSNKKQPTPLDEAKNIIYYLRNIYYDAVEELYSQLKEQMQPVGFSNYNIVKLGFWPGGDRDGNPYVTAPVTMQVADELRMTLMQCYHRDIEELTRKLSFRNVEDKISKLQSEIYPAMFDHEKTISFSDLISPLEEIRKIVSDQYNGLYLDLLDQLITKVHIFRTHFAALDIRQNHEVHKQSIEAILKKEKLINENLDELDQNALVDILLNKNFELSPAEFEHELVSDTIETAGQIRMIQRKNGEQGCNRYVISNSEDILSVLFVYGLLRWCSWKNDPVTMDIIPLFESMEGMKNARSIMQALFDIPAYREHLQSRNNKQTIMLGFSDGTKDGGYLKANWSIFKTKEELTAVCEEYGIKAIFFDGRGGPPARGGGKTHQFYAAQSQHIANHEIQLTIQGQTISSRFGTSDHFKYNAEQLITASLSQHIFGQSNTISEKSRETMEELSELSHQKYLALKNHPMFIPYLENKSTLRFYSNANIGSRPAKRGDDKKLTLSDLRAISFVGSWSQLKQNVPGYFGIGSALKKLNDNGKLEELKQLFNEFPYFKILILNSMMVLSKSNFNLTRYIAKDPDYAEFWNILHEEYKLSKEMVLLISGYSSLMEEEPVTKRSIEIREKIVLPLLVIQQYALQKLESGSNQKEVFEKMVTRSLYGNINASRNSA